Proteins from a single region of Halichoerus grypus chromosome 13, mHalGry1.hap1.1, whole genome shotgun sequence:
- the PEBP1 gene encoding phosphatidylethanolamine-binding protein 1 isoform X2 — translation MPVDLGKWSGPLSLQEVDERPQHALQVKYAGTEVDELGKVLTPTQVKNRPTSIGWDGLDPGKLYTLVLTDPDAPSRKDPKYRQWHHFLVVNMKGNNISSGTVLSDYVGSGPPKGTGLHRYVWLVYEQNGPLKCDEPILSNRSGDHRGKFKVASFRKKYELGPPVAGTCYQAEWDDYVPKLYEQLSGK, via the exons ATGCCGGTGGACCTCGGCAAGTGGTCCGGGCCTTTGAGCCTGCAGGAAGTGGACGAGCGGCCGCAGCATGCGCTGCAGGTCAAATACGCCGGGACAGAGGTCGACGAGCTGGGCAAAGTGCTGACGCCCACCCAG GTTAAGAACCGGCCCACCAGTATTGGGTGGGATGGCCTTGATCCAGGTAAACTCTACACCTTGGTCCTGACAGATCCGGATGCTCCCAGCAGGAAGGACCCCAAATACAGGCAA TGGCACCATTTTCTGGTGGTCAACATGAAGGGCAACAACATCAGCAGTGGCACAGTCCTCTCCGATTATGTTGGCTCTGGGCCTCCCAAGGGCACAG gccTTCACCGCTACGTCTGGCTGGTTTACGAGCAGAATGGGCCACTGAAGTGTGACGAGCCCATCCTCAGCAACCGATCTGGAGACCACCGTGGCAAATTCAAAGTGGCATCTTTCCGCAAAAAGTACGAGCTTGGGCCCCCGGTGGCCGGCACGTGTTACCAGGCAGAATGGGATGACTATGTTCCCAAACTCTATGAGCAGCTGTCTGGGAAGTAG
- the PEBP1 gene encoding phosphatidylethanolamine-binding protein 1 isoform X1, which yields MPVDLGKWSGPLSLQEVDERPQHALQVKYAGTEVDELGKVLTPTQVKNRPTSIGWDGLDPGKLYTLVLTDPDAPSRKDPKYREWHHFLVVNMKGNNISSGTVLSDYVGSGPPKGTGLHRYVWLVYEQNGPLKCDEPILSNRSGDHRGKFKVASFRKKYELGPPVAGTCYQAEWDDYVPKLYEQLSGK from the exons ATGCCGGTGGACCTCGGCAAGTGGTCCGGGCCTTTGAGCCTGCAGGAAGTGGACGAGCGGCCGCAGCATGCGCTGCAGGTCAAATACGCCGGGACAGAGGTCGACGAGCTGGGCAAAGTGCTGACGCCCACCCAG GTTAAGAACCGGCCCACCAGTATTGGGTGGGATGGCCTTGATCCAGGTAAACTCTACACCTTGGTCCTGACAGATCCGGATGCTCCCAGCAGGAAGGACCCCAAATACAG GGAGTGGCACCATTTTCTGGTGGTCAACATGAAGGGCAACAACATCAGCAGTGGCACAGTCCTCTCCGATTATGTTGGCTCTGGGCCTCCCAAGGGCACAG gccTTCACCGCTACGTCTGGCTGGTTTACGAGCAGAATGGGCCACTGAAGTGTGACGAGCCCATCCTCAGCAACCGATCTGGAGACCACCGTGGCAAATTCAAAGTGGCATCTTTCCGCAAAAAGTACGAGCTTGGGCCCCCGGTGGCCGGCACGTGTTACCAGGCAGAATGGGATGACTATGTTCCCAAACTCTATGAGCAGCTGTCTGGGAAGTAG